The Pan paniscus chromosome 1, NHGRI_mPanPan1-v2.0_pri, whole genome shotgun sequence genome has a segment encoding these proteins:
- the NES gene encoding nestin has product MEGCMGEESFQMWELNRRLEAYLARVKALEEQNELLSAELGGLRAQSADTSWRARADDELAALRALVDQRWREKHAAEVARDNLAEELEGVAGRCQQLRLARERTTEEVARNRRAVEAEKCARAWLSSQAAELERELEALRVAHEEERVGLNAQAACAPRCPAPPRGPPAPAPEVEELARRLGEAWRGAVRGYQERVAHMETSLGQARERLGRAVQGAREGRLELQQLQAERGGLQERRAALEQRLEDRWQERLRATEKFQLAVEALEQEKQGLQSQIAQVLEGRQQLAHLKMSLSLEVATYRTLLEAENSRLQTPGGGSKTSLSFQDPKLELQFPGTPEGRRLGSLLPVLSPTSLPSPLPATLETPVPAFLKNQEFLQARTPTLASTPIPPTPQAPSPAADAEIRAQDAPLSLLQTQGGRKQAPEPLRAEARVAIPASVLPGPEEPGGQQQEASTGQSPEDHASLAPPLSPDHSSLEAKDGESGGSRVFSICQGEGEGQIWGLVEKETAIEGKVVSSLQQEIWEEEDLNRKEIQDSQVPLEKETLKSLGEEIQESLKTLENQSHETLERENQECPRSLEEDLETLKSLEKENKELLKDVEVVRPLEKEAVGQLKPTGKEDTQTLQSLQKENQELMKSLEGNLETFLFPGKENQELVSSLQENLESLTALEKENQEPLRSPEVGDEEALRPLTKENQEPLRSLEDENKDAFRSLEKENQEPLKTLEEEDQSIVRPLETENHKSLRSLEEQDQETLRTLEKETQQRRRSLGEEDQMTLRPPEKVDPEPLKSLDQEIARPLENENQEFLKSLKEESVEAVKSLETEILESLKSAGQENLETLKSPETQAPLWTPEEINQGTMKPLEKEIQEPLESVEVNQETLRLLEEENQESLRSLGAWNLENLRSPEEVDKESQRNLEEEENLGKGEYQESLRSLEEEGQELPQSADVQRWEDTVEKDQELAQESPPGMAGVENEDEAELNLREQDGFTGKEEVVEQGELNATEEVWIPGEGHPESPEPKEQRGLVEGASVKGGAEGLQDPEGQSQQVVAPGLQAPQGLPEAIEPLVEDDVAPGGDQASPEVMLGSEPAMGESAAGAEPGPGQGVGGLEDPGHLTRGEVMEPPLEEESLEAKRVQGLEGPRKDLEEAGGLGTEFSELPGKSRDPWEPPKGREESEAEAPRGAEEAFPAETLGHTGSDAPSPWPLGSEEAEEDVPPVLVSPSPTYTPILEDAPGPQPQAEGSQEASWGVQGRAEALGKVESEQEELGSGEIPEGLQEEGEESREESEEDELGETLPDSTPLGFYLRSPTSPRWDPTGEQRPPPQGETGKEGWDPAVLASEGLEAPPSEKEEGEEGEEECGRDSDMSEEFEDLGTEAPFLPGVPGEVAEPLGQVPQLLLDPAAWDRDGESDGFADEEESGEEGEEDQEEGREPGAGRWGPGSSVGSLQALSSSQRGEFLESDSVSVSVPWDDSLRGAVAGAPKTALETESQDSAEPSGSEEESDPVSLEREDKVPGPLEIPSGMEDAGPGADIIGVNGQGPNLEGKSQHVNGGVMNGLEQSEEVGQGMPLVSEGDRGSPFQEEEGSALKTSWAGAPVHLGQGQFLKFTQREGDRESWSSGED; this is encoded by the exons ATGGAGGGCTGCATGGGGGAGGAGTCGTTTCAGATGTGGGAGCTCAATCGGCGCCTGGAGGCCTACCTGGCCCGGGTCAAGGCGCTGGAGGAGCAGAATGAGCTGCTCAGCGCGGAGCTCGGGGGGCTCCGGGCACAATCCGCGGACACCTCCTGGCGGGCGCGTGCCGACGACGAGCTGGCGGCCCTGCGGGCCCTCGTTGACCAACGCTGGCGGGAGAAGCACGCGGCCGAGGTGGCGCGCGACAACCTGGCTGAAGAGCTGGAGGGCGTGGCAGGCCGATGCCAGCAGCTGCGGCTGGCCCGGGAGCGGACGACGGAGGAGGTAGCCCGCAACCGGCGCGCCGTCGAGGCAGAGAAATGCGCCCGGGCCTGGCTGAGTAGCCAGGCGGCAGAGCTGGAGCGCGAGCTAGAGGCTCTACGCGTGGCGCACGAGGAGGAGCGCGTCGGCCTGAACGCGCAGGCTGCCTGTGCCCCCCGCTGCCCAGCGCCGCCCCGCGGGCCTCCCGCGCCGGCCCCGGAGGTGGAGGAGCTGGCAAGGCGACTGGGCGAGGCGTGGCGCGGGGCAGTGCGCGGCTACCAGGAGCGCGTGGCACACATGGAGACGTCGCTGGGCCAGGCCCGCGAGCGGCTGGGCCGGGCGGTGCAGGGTGCCCGCGAGGGCCGCCTGGAGCTGCAGCAGCTCCAGGCTGAGCGCGGAGGCCTCCAGGAGCGCAGGGCAGCGTTGGAACAGAGGTTGGAGGACCGCTGGCAGGAGCGGCTGCGGGCTACTGAAAAGTTCCAG CTGGCTGTGGAGGCCCTGGAGCAGGAGAAACAGGGCCTACAGAGCCAGATCGCTCAGGTCCTGGAAGGTCGGCAGCAGCTGGCGCACCTCAAGATGTCCCTCAGCCTGGAGGTGGCCACGTACAG GACCCTCCTGGAGGCTGAGAACTCCCGGCTGCAAACACCTGGCGGTGGCTCCAAGACTTCCCTCAGCTTTCAGG ACCCCAAGCTGGAGTTGCAATTCCCTGGGACCCCAGAGGGCCGGCGTCTTGGATCTTTGCTCCCAGTCCTGAGCCCaacttccctcccctcacccttgCCTGCTACCCTTGAGACACCTGTGCCAGCCTTTCTTAAGAACCAAGAATTCCTCCAGGCCCGTACCCCTACCTTGGCCAGCACCCCCATCCCCCCCACACCTCAGGCACCCTCTCCTGCTGCAGATGCAGAGATCAGAGCCCAGGATGctcctctctctctgctccagACACAGGGTGGGAGGAAACAGGCTCCAGAGCCCCTGCGGGCTGAAGCCAGGGTGGCCATTCCTGCCAGCGTCCTGCCTGGACCAGAGGAGCCTGGGGGCCAGCAGCAAGAGGCCAGTACAGGCCAGTCCCCAGAGGACCATGCCTCCTTGGCCCCACCCCTCAGCCCTGACCACTCCAGTTTAGAGGCTAAGGATGGAGAATCCGGTGGGTCTAGAGTGTTCAGCATATGCCAAGGGGAAGGTGAAGGGCAAATCTGGGGGTTGGTAGAGAAAGAAACAGCCATAGAGGGCAAAGTGGTAAGCAGCTTGCAGCAGGAAATATGGGAAGAAGAGGATCTAAACAGGAAGGAAATCCAGGACTCCCAGGTTCCTTTGGAAAAAGAAACCCTGAAGTCTCTGGGAGAGGAGATTCAAGAGTCACTGAAGACTCTGGAAAACCAGAGCCATGAGACACTAGAAAGGGAGAATCAAGAATGTCCGAGGTCTTTAGAAGAAGACTTAGAAACACTAAAAAgtctagaaaaggaaaataaagagctaTTAAAGGATGTGGAGGTAGTGAGACCTCTAGAAAAAGAGGCTGTAGGCCAACTTAAGCCTACAGGAAAAGAGGACACACAGACATTGCAATCCCTGCAAAAGGAGAATCAAGAACTAATGAAATCTCTTGAAGGTAAtctagagacatttttatttccagGAAAGGAAAATCAAGAATTAGTAAGTTCTCTGCAAGAGAACTTAGAGTCATTGACAGCTCTGGAAAAGGAGAATCAAGAGCCACTGAGATCTCCAGAAGTAGGGGATGAGGAGGCACTGAGACCTCTGACAAAGGAGAATCAGGAACCCCTGAGGTCTCTTGAAGATGAGAACAAAGATGCCTTTAGATCTCTAGAAAAAGAGAACCAGGAGCCACTGAAGACTCTAGAAGAAGAGGACCAGAGTATTGTGAGACCTCTAGAAACAGAGAATCACAAATCACTGAGGTCTTTAGAAGAACAGGACCAAGAGACATTGAGAACTCTTGAAAAAGAGACTCAACAGCGACGGAGGTCTCTAGGGGAAGAGGATCAGATGACATTAAGACCCCCAGAAAAAGTGGATCCAGAACCACTGAAGTCTCTTGACCAGGAGATAGCTAGACCTCTTGAAAATGAGAATCAAGAGTTCTTAAAGTCACTCAAAGAAGAGAGTGTAGAGGCAGTAAAATCTTTAGAAACAGAGATCCTAGAATCACTGAAGTCTGCAGGACAAGAGAACCTGGAAACACTGAAATCTCCAGAAACTCAAGCACCACTGTGGACTCCAGAAGAAATAAATCAGGGGACAATGAAACCTCTAGAAAAGGAAATTCAAGAACCACTGGAGTCTGTGGAAGTGAACCAAGAGACATTGAGACTCCTGGAAGAGGAGAATCAGGAATCATTGAGATCTCTGGGAGCATGGAACCTGGAGAATTTGAGATCTCCAGAGGAGGTAGACAAGGAAAGTCAAAGGAATCTGGAAGAGGAAGAGAACCTGGGAAAGGGAGAGTACCAAGAGTCATTGAGGTCTCTGGAGGAGGAGGGACAGGAGCTGCCGCAGTCTGCAGATGTGCAGAGGTGGGAAGATACGGTGGAGAAGGACCAAGAACTGGCTCAGGAAAGCCCTCCTGGGATGGCTGGAGTGGAAAATGAGGATGAGGCAGAGCTGAATCTGAGGGAGCAGGATGGCTTCACTGGGAAGGAGGAGGTGGTAGAGCAGGGAGAGCTGAATGCCACAGAGGAGGTCTGGATCCCAGGCGAGGGGCACCCAGAGAGCCCTGAGCCCAAAGAGCAGAGAGGCCTGGTTGAGGGAGCCAGTGTGAAGGGAGGGGCTGAGGGCCTCCAGGACCCTGAAGGGCAATCACAACAGGTGGTGGCCCCAGGCCTCCAGGCTCCCCAGGGGCTGCCAGAGGCGATAGAGCCCCTGGTGGAAGATGATGTGGCCCCAGGGGGTGACCAAGCCTCCCCAGAGGTCATGTTGGGGTCAGAGCCTGCCATGGGTGAGTCTGCTGCGGGAGCTGAGCCAGGCCcggggcagggggtgggagggCTGGAGGACCCAGGCCATCTGACCAGGGGAGAGGTGATGGAACCACCCCTGGAAGAGGAGAGTTTGGAGGCAAAGAGGGTTCAGGGCTTGGAAGGGCCTAGAAAGGACCTAGAGGAGGCAGGTGGTCTGGGGACAGAGTTCTCCGAGCTGCCTGGGAAGAGCAGAGACCCTTGGGAGCCTCCCAAGGGTAGGGAGGAGTCAGAGGCTGAGGCCCCCAGGGGAGCAGAGGAGGCGTTCCCTGCTGAgaccctgggccacactggaagtgATGCCCCTTCACCTTGGCCTCTGGGGTCAGaggaagctgaggaggatgtaccACCAGTGCTGGTCTCCCCCAGCCCAACGTACACCCCGATCCTGGAAGATGCCCCTGGGCCTCAGCCTCAGGCTGAAGGGAGTCAGGAGGCTAGCTGGGGGGTGCAGGGGAGGGCTGAAGCCCTGGGGAAAGTAGAGAGCGAGCAGGAGGAGTTGGGTTCTGGGGAGATCCCCGAGGGCCtccaggaggaaggggaggagagcagAGAAGAGAGCGAGGAGGATGAGCTCGGGGAGACCCTTCCAGACTCCACTCCCCTGGGCTTCTACCTCAGgtcccccacctcccccaggtGGGACCCCACTGGAGAGCAGAGGCCACCCCCTCAAGGGGAGACTGGAAAGGAGGGCTGGGATCCTGCTGTCCTGGCTTCCGAGGGCCTTGAGGCCCCACCCTcagaaaaggaggagggggaggagggagaagaggagtgTGGCCGTGACTCTGACATGTCAGAAGAATTTGAGGACCTGGGGACTGAGGCACCTTTTCTTCCTGGGGTCCCTGGGGAGGTGGCAGAACCTCTGGGCCAGGTGCCCCAGCTGCTACTGGATCCTGCAGCCTGGGATCGAGATGGGGAGTCCGATGGGtttgcagatgaggaagaaagtggggaggagggagaggaggatcaggaggaggggagggagccaGGGGCTGGGCGGTGGGGGCCAGGGTCTTCTGTTGGCAGCCTCCAGGCCCTGAGTAGCTCCCAGAGAGGGGAATTCCTGGAGTCTGATTCTGTGAGTGTCAGTGTCCCCTGGGATGACAGCTTGAGGGGTGCAGTGGCTGGTGCCCCCAAGACTGCCCTGGAAACGGAGTCCCAGGACAGTGCTGAGCCTTCTGGCTCAGAGGAAGAGTCTGACCCTGTTTCCTTGGAGAGGGAGGACAAAGTCCCTGGCCCTCTAGAGATCCCCAGTGGGATGGAGGATGCAGGCCCAGGGGCAGACATCATTGGTGTTAATGGCCAGGGTCCCAACTTGGAGGGGAAGTCACAGCATGTGAATGGGGGAGTGATGAACGGGCTGGAGCAGTCTGAGGAAGTGGGGCAAGGAATGCCGCTGGTCTCTGAGGGAGACCGAGGGAGCCCCtttcaggaggaggaggggagtgcCCTGAAGACCTCTTGGGCAGGGGCTCCTGTTCACCTGGGCCAGGGTCAGTTCCTGAAGTTCACTCAGAGGGAAGGAGATAGAGAGTCCTGGTCCTCAGGGGAGGACTAG